A single genomic interval of Dromiciops gliroides isolate mDroGli1 chromosome 1, mDroGli1.pri, whole genome shotgun sequence harbors:
- the SRRM2 gene encoding serine/arginine repetitive matrix protein 2 isoform X6, producing MGGPGAVVPPGHGAMYNGIGLPTPRGSGTNGYVQRNLSLVRGRRGERPDYKGEEELRRLEAALVKRPNPDILDHERKRRVELRCLELEEMMEEQGYEEQQIQEKVATFRLMLLEKDVNPGGKEETSGQRPVVTETHQLAELNEKKNERLRAAFGISDSYVDGSSFDPQRRAREAKQPAPEPPKPYSLVRESSSSRSPTPKQKKKKKKKDRGRRSESSSPRRERKKSSKKKKHRSESESKKRKHRSPTPKSKRKSKDKKRKRSRSASPAPKSRRGHRSTSADSASSSDTSRSRSRSAAAKPRTTTLTHRSSSPTTRRHGEGDAPPRESAAISTERTHSPELPPPAQRSSSPHEDKDKEKEKEKDKREKSATRTSPSPERSNTGLDRPAPIPLLAERNRSSPEPPAAAPQSQEPVKPSAEPSPSRGHSPPKSPEKPTRSSSSESCPASPQPAKAPRHGSSSPESPPKPVPAPAPRRELSPSPTTKSSRSRGRAKRDKSRSHTPTRRAGRSRSPATTRRGRSRSRTPNKRGRSRSRTPQWRRSRSPQRWGRSRSPQRRGRSRSPQRPGWSRSRNAQRRGRSRSAARRGRSRSRSPATRGRSRSRTPARRGRSRSRTPARRRSRSRTPARRRSRSRTPARRGRSRSRTPARRRSRTRSPVRRRSRTRSPARRGGRSRSRTPARRGGRSRSRTPARRGGRSRSRTPARRGRSRSRTPARRGRSRSRTPARRGRSRTRTPVRRGRSHSRTPQRRGRSGSSSERKNKSRGSQRRSRSNSSPEMKKSRVSLRRSRSLSSPRPKAKSHLSLRRSRSGSSPRPKLKSRTPPRRSRSGSSPRPKAKSRTPPRRSRSGSSPRPQVKSRTPSRRSRSGSSPPKQKSRTPRRSRSGSSPCPKRKSRTPRRSRSGSSPLPKGKSGTSPKQNSGSSPVTNSRSRTPPRRSRSGSSPHAKGESRTPRRSRSGSFPGPEVKSRTPSRRSRSGSSPHLKGKSRTSPRRSRSGSSPRPSVKSRTPPRRSHSASSSPSPSRVTSRTPPRQSKSRSPCSKVKSRTSPRQSHSRSSSPDTKVKSKTPPRESHSGSTSPCPKAKSKTPTRQSHSRSSSPCLQSKSKTSPSLSHSGSHSPCPKVKSRTSPGRSRSGSNSPQPKAKSPTPPGHESDSSSPSPEEIARTSLKPSGSESSPSLKRTSQTPPRGSRSRSSSPSHEVASVTPSRQRAGSSSPKMKSVTPPPQQSSSRSEFSPCSRIDCKSPRLSSSGSSPEPKEKASSPPKQILSDTSPGPRDQSRPPSVQDSPESSPVHKDITRSPPMERNGSESSPEVKERDIALPRPHQMIEVSAEGVEKFEIQLNETLPHLSPELKDIAGSISESSPEIKENLAVPLGQMLPQTCLDVADIPAVTQTWTVVSQSPELKELHNTAFKQHSSGSPSEHRTNITEIKPALSPEINEDLAIASLSQLGSGPCLATNEQSRTPRHSSSESSPEVDKSRMFSIQSITQSPCGFDGAPDTPLRGRSSGSSPELKDIPRTPSRRSRSGSSPGLKDGSGSPSRQSHCGSSPGIKDIPRTPSRGRSESDSSPESKMLDTPTRKGSHSGSSPELNNKCLTPQRERSGSESSIEHKGVPRTPLRQSSGSSPELDVKPRTPPQGRSESDSSPEPKGTTQTPVRQRSRSGSSPEADSKSRLVPRRSRSVSSPEVNDKARASPRGQSGSESSPEPKAAAPRTLLRRSRSGSSPASKGRGPSPAGSSSSESSPEHQPKSRTPRRSSRSSPEPKAKSRTPPRRRSSRSSPELTRKARLSRRSRSASSSPAARSRTPPRRHRSPSVSSPEPAEKSRSSRRRRSGSSPRAKTVSRRGRSPSPKPRGLQRSRSRSRREKTRTTRRRDRSGSSQSTSRRRQRSRSRSRLTRRRRGGSGYHSRSPTRQESSRTSSRRRRGRSRTPPTSRKRSRSRTSPAPWNRSRSRASPATHRRSRSRTPPVTRRRSRSRTSPVSRRRSRSRTSPVTRRRSRSRASPVNRRRSRSRTPPVTRRRSRSRTPANRRRSRSRTPPVTRRRSRSRTPPVTRRRSRSRTSPITRRRSRSRTSPVARRRSRSRTSPVTRRRSRSRTSPVTRRRSRSRTPPVIRRRSRSRTPLLTRKRSRSRSPPAIRRRSRSRTPRGARGKRSLTRSPPAIRRRSASGSSSDRSRSATPPATRNHSGSRTPPVALNSSRMSCFSRPSISPTPLDRCRTPPGMLECSGISGALGSSRTPLSVLQQAGASMLDGPGPRIPDHPRTPSVAENHAQSRIALALTAISLGTARPPPSMSAASLAARMAQVPAPVPLMSLRTAPAANLASRIPAASAAAMTLAGARTSALPPAVNLAESRTPAAAAAMNLASPRTPVAPSAVNLADPRTPAATAAVNLAGARTPAALAALSLAGSGTPPTAANYAGSRTPQAPASAGLVGPRTAHAPAPVNLTSSRTPPGLAPASLAGSRMPPALSGANLTPSRMALSAYDRVSGRTSPPHLERARSRTPPGIPGSRTPPSAPSQSRMASERAGSPPPPPLTSRMALAPSQSVLPPPQDRARSPLPPVSDQLHSLSTQTHSLGGSQPQPPTTVAKTMPPAGDHNGTLSGPASGGPCSDGAEPISAAGSQLPSSPLASLQPAKERRSSSSSSSSSSSSSSSSSSSSSSSSGSSSSDSEASSLPCQPEVALKRGQN from the exons GAGCGGTGGTGCCCCCTGGGCACGGGGCCATGTACAACGGCATCGGGCTGCCGACGCCCCGGGGCAGCGGCACCAACGGCTACGTCCAGCGCAACCTGTCCCTGGTGCGGGGTCGGAGGGGTGAGCGGCCTGACTACAAGGGCGAGGAAGAACTGCGGCGCCTGGAGGCTGCCCTGGTGAAGCGGCCTAACCCTGACATCCTGGACCACGAGCGCAAGCGGCGCGTCGAGCTGCGATGCCTCGAGCTGGAAGAGATGATGGAAGagcaggg GTACGAGGAACAACAGATCCAAGAGAAAGTGGCGACCTTCCGACTCATGTTGCTGGAAAAGGATGTGAACCCTGGGGGCAAGGAGGAGACCTCAGGGCAGAGGCCTGT AGTAACTGAGACTCACCAACTGGCAGAGTTAAATGAGAAGAAGAATGAGCGGCTTCGTGCTGCCTTTGGTATCAGTGACTCCTACGTTGATGGTAGCTCCTTTGACCCTCAGCGTCGGGCTCGAGAGGCCAAGCAGCCAGCCCCAGAACCTCCTAAACCTTACAG TCTAGTTCGGGAGTCTAGTAGCTCACGATCTCctaccccaaaacaaaagaagaagaaaaagaagaaagacagaggCCG CAGGTCAGAGAGTAGCTCTCCtcgaagggagaggaaaaagagttcaaagaagaagaaacacaG GTCAGAGTCTGAGTCCAAGAAACGGAAGCATAG ATCACCTACTCCAAAGAGCAAACGCAAATCCAAGGACAAGAAACGGAAACG GTCTCGAAGTGCATCACCTGCTCCAAAGAGCCGCCGGGGTCATCGTTCAACCTCAGCTGACTCTGCCTCATCTTCTGACACCTCCCGCAGTCG GTCTAGAAGTGCTGCAGCTAAACCCCGTACAACCACCTTGACTCATCGTAGCTCCTCTCCTACCACACGTCGTCATGGAGAGGGAGATGCTCCACCCAGGGAATCTGCAGCCATCAGCACAGAGCGGACCCACAGCCCTGAGCTGCCTCCTCCTGCCCAGCGATCCAGCAGTCCTCATGAGGacaaagataaggaaaaggaaaaagaaaaagacaagaggGAG AAATCTGCAACCCGAACTAGCCCCTCCCCGGAGAGGAGCAACACAGGCCTAGATCGACCTGCCCCTATCCCGCTCCTTGCTGAGCGAAATCGCAGTTCCCCGGAACCCCCTGCAGCAGCTCCCCAGAGTCAGGAGCCAGTGAAGCCCTCAGCTGAACCCTCCCCATCCCGGGGCCACTCACCCCCTAAGTCTCCTGAGAAACCTACCCGGTCCTCTTCCTCAGAAAGCTGCCCAGCATCTCCTCAACCAGCCAAAGCTCCCCGACATGGCAGTTCCTCACCTGAAAGTCCCCCCAAACCTGTACCAGCTCCTGCCCCTCGCCGGGagctttctccttcccccacaacCAAGAGCAGCCGTTCACGGGGACGTGCAAAACGGGACAAATCAAGATCTCACACCCCCACCCGTAGGGCGGGGAGGTCTCGCAGCCCTGCCACTACCCGAAGGGGACGATCACGGTCCCGGACACCTAACAAGAGGGGCCGTTCTCGATCCAGGACCCCACAATGGCGTAGGTCACGGTCTCCACAGCGATGGGGGAGATCTAGAAGTCCCCAGAGGCGTGGCCGTTCCAGGTCCCCTCAGCGACCTGGCTGGTCTAGAAGCAGAAATGCTCAGAGGAGAGGAAGATCTAGGTCAGCAGCAAGACGAGGCAGGTCACGCTCTAGATCCCCCGCTACCCGGGGAAGATCTCGATCTAGAACACCAGCCCGCAGGGGTAGATCTCGCTCCAGGACACCTGCCAGAAGGAGGTCTCGCTCCAGGACACCTGCCAGACGGAGGTCTCGCTCTAGAACTCCAGCTCGTCGTGGTAGGTCTCGTTCCAGAACACCTGCTAGACGAAGGTCTCGTACCAGATCACCAGTACGTAGGAGATCACGCACGAGGTCACCAGCCAGGCGAGGTGGAAGATCCCGTTCCAGAACACCAGCTAGACGAGGTGGAAGGTCTCGTTCGAGGACCCCAGCTAGACGGGGTGGCAGGTCCCGTTCCAGGACTCCTGCCAGGCGTGGTAGATCCCGTTCCAGGACCCCAGCAAGACGAGGGAGATCTCGTTCCAGGACCCCAGCCAGAAGAGGAAGATCTCGTACTAGAACCCCAGTCCGACGTGGAAGATCTCATTCTAGGACACCACAGAGAAGGGGCCGGTCTGGCTCATCATCAGAGCGGAAAAACAAATCAAGAGGATCCCAGAGAAGGAGCAGATCTAACTCCAGTCCAGAAATGAAAAAGTCTCGTGTTTCCTTGAGACGTAGCCGGTCTCTTTCTTCACCAAGGCCTAAAGCAAAATCTCACCTGTCTTTGAGGCGAAGCCGCTCTGGATCTTCTCCACGTCCTAAACTTAAATCTAGGACACCACCCAGAAGAAGCCGATCAGGATCATCTCCCCGCCCTAAAGCAAAGTCTAGAACTCCTCCTAGGCGAAGTAGGTCTGGTTCCTCTCCACGTCCTCAAGTTAAATCTAGAACCCCGTCTCGGCGAAGTAGATCTGGATCATCACCCCCAAAGCAGAAATCTAGAACTCCACGGCGAAGTCGTTCTGGGTCTTCTCCATGTCCAAAGAGGAAATCTAGAACGCCAAGACGAAGCCGATCAGGCTCTTCTCcactcccaaaaggaaaatctggaACTTCACCCAAACAGAATTCTGGATCAAGCCCTGTGACAAATTCAAGATCTAGAACACCCCCAAGGCGAAGCAGATCGGGGTCTTCTCCACATGCCAAAGGGGAATCAAGAACTCCAAGACGTAGTCGCTCTGGTTCTTTTCCTGGACCTGAGGTAAAATCTAGGACTCCATCAAGACGTAGTCGTTCTGGTTCTTCTCCCCATCTGAAGGGTAAATCTAGAACGTCTCCAAGACGTAGTAGGTCTGGATCTTCCCCACGTCCCAGTGTGAAATCTAGAACTCCACCAAGGCGTAGCCATTCTGCATCTTCTTCTCCAAGCCCTAGTAGAGTGACTTCTAGAACACCACCAAGGCAAAGCAAATCAAGATCTCCCTGCTCCAAGGTGAAGTCTAGAACATCCCCAAGACAGAGCCATTCTCGGTCCTCTTCACCTGATACCAAAGTAAAATCTAAAACACCACCAAGAGAAAGTCACTCAGGGTCCACTTCACCGTGTCCCAAAGCAAAATCTAAAACACCAACAAGACAGAGCCATTCTCGGTCAAGTTCACCATGTCTACAGAGTAAATCTAAAACATCACCAAGTCTAAGTCACTCTGGATCTCACTCCCCGTGTCCCAAAGTGAAGTCTAGGACTTCACCAGGGAGGAGCAGATCAGGTTCTAACTCTCCACAACCAAAAGCAAAATCTCCAACTCCACCAGGTCATGAGTCAGATTCTTCTTCACCAAGTCCTGAAGAGATAGCTAGAACATCATTAAAGCCCAGCGGCTCTGAATCTTCTCCATCTTTGAAAAGGACATCCCAGACGCCCCCTAGAGGCAGCCGGTCTAGGTCCTCATCTCCCAGCCATGAAGTGGCATCCGTAACTCCATCAAGACAGAGAGCAGGATCTTCAAGTCCTAAGATGAAATCTGTAACACCACCTCCACAGCAGAGCAGTTCCAGGTCTGAGTTTTCGCCATGTTCCAGAATAGACTGTAAATCTCCAAGACTCAGTAGCTCTGGATCCTCTCcagaaccaaaagagaaagctAGTTCACCCCCTAAGCAGATTCTCTCTGACACATCTCCAGGACCAAGGGATCAATCTAGACCTCCTTCAGTTCAAGATAGCCCTGAGTCCTCACCAGTGCACAAAGACATAACCAGGAGCCCTCCCATGGAAAGAAATGGCTCAGAGTCATCCCCAGAAGTCAAAGAAAGAGATATTGCACTACCCAGGCCACATCAGATGATTGAGGTATCTGCAGAAGGGGTAGAGAAATTTGAAATACAATTAAATGAAACCTTGCCTCATTTATCTCCAGAACTTAAAGACATAGCTGGAAGCATCTCTGAGTCATctccagaaataaaagaaaaccttgCTGTGCCTCTTGGACAAATGCTGCCACAAACTTGTTTAGATGTGGCAGACATTCCAGCAGTGACCCAAACCTGGACTGTGGTGTCACAGTCTCCAGAACTCAAAGAACTACATAATACTGCATTCAAACAGCACAGTTCTGGATCTCCTTCAGAACACAGAACAAACATTACAGAAATTAAACCTGCCTTATCCCCAGAAATCAATGAGGATTTAGCAATTGCTTCTCTAAGTCAACTTGGGTCAGGTCCATGTCTTGCCACAAATGAACAATCTAGAACACCTAGGCACAGCAGTTCTGAGTCATCTCCTGAAGTAGATAAATCCAGAATGTTTTCAATTCAGAGCATTACTCAGTCCCCTTGTGGATTTGATGGTGCACCAGATACACCCTTAAGAGGAAGAAGTTCTGGATCTTCTCCAGAACTCAAAGATATTCCTAGAACCCCATCAAGGAGGAGCAGGTCTGGGTCTTCTCCAGGACTGAAAGATGGGTCTGGGAGTCCCTCAAGACAGAGCCATTGTGGTTCTTCACCAGGAATCAAAGATATACCAAGAACACCTTCAAGGGGAAGGAGCGAATCAGATTCCTCCCCAGAATCAAAAATGCTTGATACACCAACTAGAAAAGGGAGTCATTCTGGATCATccccagaactgaacaacaagtgTCTGACACCCCAAAGAGAAAGAAGTGGGTCAGAATCTTCAATAGAACACAAGGGTGTTCCTAGAACTCCACTTAGACAAAGCTCTGGCTCTTCTCCAGAACTTGATGTGAAACCCAGAACGCCTCCCCAGGGAAGAAGTGAGTCTGATTCTTCTCCAGAACCCAAAGGTACGACACAAACTCCAGTTAGGCAAAGGAGTCGCTCTGGATCGTCTCCAGAAGCTGACAGCAAATCTCGACTAGTTCCTAGACGCAGTAGGTCTGTTTCCTCTCCAGAAGTCAATGATAAGGCAAGAGCTTCACCCAGGGGCCAGAGTGGCTCAGAGTCCTCTCCTGAACCCAAAGCTGCTGCACCTCGGACTCTCCTTAGGCGAAGCCGATCAGGTTCATCCCCAGCAAGTAAAGGGAGAGGACCATCACCTGCAGGGAGCAGCAGTTCGGAGTCTTCTCCAGAGCATCAACCCAAATCCAGAACTCCTCGAAGAAGCTCTAGGTCCTCTCCAGAGCCTAAGGCAAAATCTCGTACACCACCTCGGCGTCGTAGTTCCCGGTCATCACCTGAGCTGACTAGGAAGGCCAGACTTTCACGTCGAAGTCGATCTGCTTCATCATCTCCAGCAGCCCGCTCTAGGACCCCTCCAAGACGCCACCGAAGCCCATCAGTTTCATCTCCAGAACCAGCTGAAAAGTCAAGGTCCTCACGTCGTCGACGGTCAGGCTCCTCCCCAAGGGCAAAGACAGTTTCAAGAAGAGGCCGTTCTCCATCACCAAAGCCTCGGGGACTCCAGCGTTCCCGTTCCCGCTCAAGAAGGGAAAAGACCAGAACAACCCGTCGTCGAGACAGATCTGGTTCATCTCAGTCAACTTCAAGGAGGAGGCAGCGGAGTCGTTCAAGGTCTCGTCTTACCCGTCGACGACGAGGAGGCTCTGGTTATCACTCCCGGTCACCCACCCGACAGGAGAGTTCTCGGACATCATCACGGCGTCGACGGGGACGTTCTCGAACACCCCCTACCAGTCGCAAGCGCTCTCGTTCTCGAACATCACCAGCTCCTTGGAATCGTTCTCGGTCACGAGCTTCTCCAGCTACTCATAGGCGGTCTAGGTCAAGGACACCCCCAGTCACCAGGAGGAGATCAAGATCTCGAACCTCTCCAGTTAGTCGTAGGAGGTCAAGGTCCAGGACATCCCCAGTTACTCGACGAAGGTCTAGGTCTAGGGCATCACCAGTCAATCGTAGAAGATCCCGTTCTAGAACGCCACCAGTAACTCGCCGCCGATCAAGATCCAGAACACCAGCAAATCGCAGGAGGTCACGATCTAGAACTCCACCAGTAACGCGTAGGAGATCCCGATCTAGAACTCCTCCTGTGACTAGAAGGCGGTCTCGAAGCAGAACTTCACCAATCACTCGCAGAAGATCAAGGTCCAGAACATCTCCAGTGGCTCGTAGAAGGTCTCGTTCACGTACTTCTCCAGTGACTCGAAGGAGGTCCCGTTCTCGAACCTCTCCAGTGACTCGAAGGAGGTCTCGATCTCGAACACCTCCAGTTATTCGACGCCGCTCTAGATCCAGGACACCTTTGTTAACCCGAAAACGTTCTCGAAGTCGTTCACCACCTGCTATCCGCCGACGTTCTAGATCCCGTACTCCACGGGGAGCTCGTGGCAAGCGTTCCCTAACCCGGTCTCCTCCAGCCATTCGGCGGCGCTCTGCATCTGGAAGTTCCTCTGATCGTTCTCGATCTGCCACTCCTCCAGCAACCCGTAATCATTCTGGCTCCAGGACTCCTCCTGTGGCTCTTAACAGCTCAAGAATGAGCTGCTTCAGTCGCCCTAGCATCTCTCCAACTCCTTTAGATCGCTGTAGGACTCCCCCTGGAATGCTTGAATGCTCTGGCATTTCTGGGGCCTTGGGGAGCTCTAGAACACCGTTATCTGTTCTGCAACAAGCTGGTGCCTCTATGCTTGATGGACCTGGTCCTAGAATTCCTGATCACCCTAGAACCCCCTCTGTGGCAGAAAACCATGCTCAATCCAGAATTGCCCTTGCCTTGACAGCCATTAGCCTTGGCACAGCTCGACCACCTCCCTCTATGTCAGCTGCAAGCCTGGCTGCCAGAATGGCTCAAGTTCCAGCCCCAGTACCCCTCATGAGCCTTAGAACGGCTCCAGCTGCAAATCTTGCTAGTAGAATACCTGCTGCTTCTGCAGCAGCCATGACCCTTGCCGGAGCTAGAACATCAGCTCTGCCACCAGCCGTGAACTTAGCTGAATCTAGAACACCTGCAGCTGCAGCAGCTATGAATCTAGCCAGCCCCAGAACACCTGTGGCACCCTCTGCTGTGAATCTTGCTGACCCCAGAACACCTGCCGCTACAGCAGCTGTGAACCTGGCTGGAGCTAGAACCCCTGCTGCTCTAGCAGCCTTGAGTCTTGCTGGCTCAGGCACTCCACCAACTGCTGCAAACTATGCAGGTTCCAGAACACCACAAGCCCCAGCATCTGCAGGCCTCGTGGGTCCTCGGACTGCTCATGCTCCAGCACCTGTGAACCTTACGAGCTCTAGAACACCGCCAGGTCTGGCACCTGCAAGCCTTGCTGGCTCTAGAATGCCACCGGCATTGTCAGGGGCAAACCTTACCCCTTCAAGGATGGCTCTCTCTGCCTATGACCGAGTCAGTGGCAGAACCTCACCACCCCATCTTGAGCGAGCCCGTTCTAGAACCCCACCTGGAATCCCAGGCTCTAGAACCCCACCCTCTGCCCCAAGCCAATCTAGAATGGCTTCTGAGCGTGCtggctctcctcctcctcccccccttacCTCTCGAATGGCCCTAGCTCCTTCTCAGTCTGTTCTCCCTCCACCTCAGGATCGGGCTAGGTCCCCCCTACCACCTGTTTCAGACCAACTCCATTCCTTGTCTACCCAGACCCATTCTCTAGGAGGGTCTCAGCCCCAACCCCCTACTACGGTGGCAAAGACCATGCCTCCTGCTGGTGATCATAACGGCACCCTCTCTGGTCCTGCTTCTGGGGGACCCTGCTCTGATGGTGCAGAACCAATTTCTGCAGCTGGCTCCCAGCTGCCTTCCTCCCCACTGGCCAGTTTGCAGCCTGCCAAGGAGCGGAGGAGCTCTTCTTCATCCTCATCGTCATCTagctcctcatcctcctcctcgtcctcctcatCCTCGTCATCCTCTGGATCTAGCTCCAGTGACTCAGAGGCCTCTAGCCTCCCATGTCAACCTGAGGTGGCACTGAAAAG aggacagaactag